In Bradyrhizobium sp. 1(2017), one DNA window encodes the following:
- a CDS encoding peptidoglycan-binding domain-containing protein — translation MSDTEPRSVAPFWLTSPLLLALVGLVGTGVGAVLQGFWNTRLEREKFEFSLIEKALAVADKKEAAQNLKFLVDAGLINQFNAEKIAALAKNPQSLPDFAAPRDMIPPRLGKAVLSRLGTYKGTVDDDSAGSDYRKAIVDFQVGQSLPGDGIIGPLTFDRMKSEYTRATGAWPPEASSKAKP, via the coding sequence ATGTCAGACACAGAACCAAGATCCGTCGCGCCGTTCTGGCTCACCTCGCCGTTGCTGTTGGCCCTCGTCGGACTGGTCGGGACCGGGGTCGGCGCTGTGTTGCAGGGCTTTTGGAATACGCGGCTCGAGCGCGAGAAGTTCGAGTTTTCGCTGATCGAGAAGGCGCTCGCCGTCGCGGACAAGAAAGAAGCTGCGCAGAACCTCAAGTTTCTCGTCGACGCCGGGCTCATCAACCAGTTCAACGCGGAGAAGATCGCCGCGCTGGCCAAAAATCCGCAATCATTGCCGGACTTCGCCGCGCCGCGCGATATGATTCCTCCGCGGCTCGGCAAGGCGGTCCTGTCACGCCTTGGCACGTATAAGGGTACGGTCGACGACGACAGTGCCGGCAGCGATTACCGCAAGGCGATCGTAGATTTCCAGGTCGGCCAGAGCCTGCCGGGTGATGGCATCATCGGACCGCTCACATTCGATCGAATGAAAAGCGAGTATACGAGGGCGACGGGAGCATGGCCGCCGGAAGCGAGCAGCAAGGCAAAACCATGA
- a CDS encoding amidase → MTLPMSWNEWAQHDGVALAGRVRKGELTAKDLARQAAAGVAKVNPSLSGVVELFEDVIADPAKDGANLSGPFAGLPFLMKDLGPTMKGRLQEMGSLLMRGNRASADTFLTGKFRQAGLNLIGRTTTPEFGVCSSADNPAVYVTRNPWNIDYTTCGSSAGSAAMVAAGVVPIAHATDGGGSIRIPAGVNGNIGLKVSRGVFSLAPHMSDLTGLVSIQGCQSRSVRDTAAFVDHARGPAPGEFMPFWTTAQPYSEMIKRDPGKLRIALSHSWGDYSATPEIAAELEKIGRFLEGLGHHVDYALPELDFRAAFAAQTTCYISNFAVVISNMLAARGLEKPPEDLIEPINIRIWEAGRHTSFAERARMQGVFNTTSRGFGSFFEQWDVILTPITALPTPKVGTREYLTISDNPDVLDWFGNLWRFFAFTPLANLCGMPAISMPMATQNHGLPLGIQAIAKQANDGLLLQLAAQIERALDGKWNGGKKPKVHVGNG, encoded by the coding sequence ATGACTTTGCCGATGAGCTGGAATGAATGGGCGCAGCATGACGGCGTGGCGCTGGCCGGGCGCGTGCGCAAGGGCGAGCTGACGGCAAAGGACCTGGCGCGCCAGGCCGCGGCCGGCGTCGCCAAGGTCAATCCGTCGCTGTCAGGCGTGGTCGAGCTGTTCGAGGACGTGATCGCCGACCCCGCCAAGGATGGCGCCAACCTCTCCGGCCCATTTGCCGGCCTGCCCTTCCTGATGAAGGACCTGGGACCGACCATGAAGGGCCGGCTCCAGGAGATGGGCTCGTTGTTGATGCGCGGCAATCGCGCCAGCGCCGACACGTTCCTGACCGGAAAATTCCGCCAGGCGGGGCTCAACCTGATCGGGCGCACGACGACGCCTGAATTCGGTGTCTGCAGCTCGGCCGACAATCCCGCCGTCTACGTCACGCGCAATCCATGGAATATCGACTACACCACTTGCGGCTCGTCGGCGGGCAGCGCGGCGATGGTCGCGGCCGGCGTGGTGCCGATCGCGCATGCGACCGACGGCGGCGGCTCGATCCGCATTCCCGCCGGCGTCAACGGCAATATCGGGTTGAAGGTCTCGCGCGGCGTGTTCTCGCTCGCCCCGCACATGTCCGATCTCACCGGTCTCGTCTCGATCCAGGGCTGCCAGTCGCGCTCGGTGCGCGACACCGCCGCGTTCGTCGATCACGCGCGGGGACCCGCGCCCGGCGAGTTCATGCCGTTCTGGACTACGGCGCAGCCTTATTCCGAAATGATCAAGCGCGATCCCGGCAAGCTCCGCATCGCGCTCTCGCACAGCTGGGGCGATTACAGCGCGACGCCTGAGATCGCCGCCGAGCTGGAGAAGATCGGCCGCTTCCTCGAAGGCCTCGGCCATCACGTCGACTACGCCCTGCCCGAACTCGACTTCCGCGCCGCGTTCGCGGCACAGACCACCTGCTACATCTCGAACTTCGCGGTGGTGATTTCCAACATGCTCGCCGCGCGTGGGCTGGAAAAGCCGCCGGAAGATCTGATCGAGCCCATCAACATCCGCATCTGGGAGGCCGGCCGGCACACGAGCTTCGCCGAACGCGCGAGGATGCAGGGCGTGTTCAACACGACCTCGCGCGGCTTCGGCAGCTTCTTCGAGCAGTGGGACGTGATCCTGACGCCCATCACCGCGCTGCCGACGCCGAAGGTCGGCACCAGGGAATATCTCACCATCTCCGACAATCCCGATGTGCTCGACTGGTTCGGCAATCTCTGGCGCTTCTTCGCCTTCACGCCGCTCGCCAATCTCTGCGGCATGCCCGCGATCTCGATGCCGATGGCAACCCAGAACCACGGCCTGCCGCTCGGCATCCAGGCGATCGCCAAACAGGCCAATGACGGCCTGCTGCTGCAGCTCGCCGCCCAGATCGAGCGCGCGCTCGACGGCAAGTGGAACGGCGGCAAGAAGCCGAAGGTGCATGTGGGCAACGGCTGA
- a CDS encoding ring-opening amidohydrolase, with protein MRITSVGVFKVATKGPGDVSGLMDMIGSGTIDPTSVLAILGKTEGNGGVNDFTREYAVAALCTALAPRLGLSPEEVEQRIAFVMSGGTEGVLSPHITVFTRREAERPAGMTGKRLSIGMAHTRDFLPEELGRSAQITETARAVEAAMADAGISDPTNVHFVQIKCPLLTSDRVEAAAARGNKTVTKSSYSSMAYSRGASALGVAVALGEIASDLRDQDVLRRYDLFSKVASTSAGIELMHNVVIVLGNSASSVSAFEIGHAVMNDAIDAAAVIVALESVGLGIAPQAIKGRELVNIFAKAEASPDGTVRGSRHTMLEDTDISSTRHARAAVGGLIAGLAGTSAVYVSGGAEHQGPPGGGPVAVIARLPD; from the coding sequence ATGCGCATCACATCGGTCGGCGTCTTCAAGGTCGCCACCAAGGGCCCCGGCGACGTCTCCGGCCTCATGGATATGATCGGCTCCGGCACGATCGATCCGACATCCGTCCTGGCGATCCTCGGCAAGACCGAGGGCAATGGCGGCGTCAACGATTTCACCCGGGAGTATGCCGTCGCCGCGCTGTGCACGGCGTTGGCGCCGCGGCTCGGCCTGTCTCCGGAAGAGGTCGAGCAGCGCATCGCCTTCGTGATGTCCGGCGGCACCGAAGGTGTGCTCAGTCCACATATCACGGTGTTCACGCGGCGAGAGGCCGAACGCCCGGCAGGCATGACTGGCAAGCGCCTCAGCATCGGCATGGCACACACCCGCGATTTCCTCCCCGAAGAGCTCGGCCGCTCCGCGCAGATCACCGAGACCGCCAGGGCCGTGGAGGCCGCGATGGCAGACGCCGGAATCAGCGATCCTACCAACGTCCATTTCGTGCAGATCAAGTGCCCGCTGCTCACCAGCGATCGCGTCGAGGCAGCAGCTGCGCGCGGCAACAAGACGGTGACGAAGAGCTCCTACAGCTCGATGGCCTATTCGCGCGGCGCCTCCGCGCTCGGCGTTGCCGTTGCGCTCGGTGAGATCGCCTCCGATCTTCGCGACCAGGACGTGCTGCGGCGCTACGATCTGTTCTCGAAGGTCGCCTCCACCTCGGCCGGCATCGAGCTGATGCACAACGTCGTCATCGTGCTCGGCAATTCGGCGTCGTCGGTGAGCGCGTTCGAGATCGGGCACGCCGTGATGAACGATGCCATCGACGCCGCGGCGGTAATAGTGGCCCTGGAGAGCGTCGGACTCGGCATCGCGCCGCAAGCAATCAAGGGCCGCGAGCTCGTCAACATCTTCGCCAAGGCCGAGGCCTCGCCCGATGGCACCGTGCGTGGCTCTCGCCATACCATGCTGGAGGATACCGACATCAGCTCGACGCGCCACGCACGCGCCGCGGTCGGCGGGCTGATCGCGGGCCTTGCCGGCACCAGCGCGGTCTACGTGTCCGGCGGCGCCGAGCATCAGGGCCCGCCAGGCGGCGGACCAGTTGCAGTGATCGCACGACTGCCGGATTGA
- a CDS encoding Tex family protein codes for MANINQKIAQELGVRAEQVEAAVTLLDGGATVPFIARYRKEATGALDDAQLRTLEERLVYLRELEDRRKAIVESVREQGKLDAALEASILAADSKARLEDIYLPFKPKRRTKAEIAKEAGLEPLANQLMTEPGNDPKVVAESFVNAEKGVADAAAALDGARAILVERFDEDADLIGALREEMWTNARMASKVRDGKKTEGEKFADYFDFSEPLTKLPSHRILAMFRGEKEEVLDLQIQAEAEAPPPGVPGAYELRIMKRFGIADLKRAGDRWLVDTVRWAWRTKIQVHLNIDLRMRLWNAAETEAVRVFASNLRDLLLAAPAGTRATMGLDPGYRTGVKVAVTDATGKVVDTAVIYPHEPQRQWNESLAILGRLALKHRVELIAIGNGTASRETDKLAADLVKGLAELKMSKIVVSEAGASVYSASAFASEELPGLDVTLRGAVSIARRLQDPLAELVKIEPKAIGVGQYQHDLGQAKLAKSLDAVVEDCVNAVGVDVNTASAPLLARVSGVGSGLAQSIVAHRDANGPFKSRKALKEVPRLGPKAFEQCAGFLRILGGEDPLDASGVHPEAYPVVRRILAATKSDIKALIGSSEIVRTLKPKDFVDETFGLPTVTDILRELEKPGRDPRPAFKAAVFKEGVEEIKDLQKGMILEGTVTNVAAFGAFVDIGVHQDGLVHISAMSKNYIKDPREVVKPGDIVKVKVLDFEVARKRISLTLRLDDEVGAKKDAPGMQRDNTRNTSRMTSSAPRKQESSGGGALAEAMRRAAEKNNGKRA; via the coding sequence GTGGCAAATATCAACCAGAAGATTGCGCAGGAGCTTGGGGTTCGGGCCGAGCAGGTCGAGGCGGCGGTGACGCTGCTCGACGGCGGCGCCACGGTTCCCTTCATCGCGCGCTACCGCAAGGAAGCGACCGGTGCGCTCGACGACGCGCAATTGCGCACCCTGGAGGAGCGCCTGGTGTACCTGCGCGAGCTCGAGGACCGCCGCAAGGCGATCGTCGAATCGGTTCGCGAGCAGGGCAAGCTCGATGCGGCGCTCGAAGCCTCCATTCTCGCCGCCGACAGCAAGGCCCGCCTCGAAGACATCTATCTGCCGTTCAAGCCGAAGCGCCGCACCAAGGCCGAGATCGCCAAGGAAGCCGGCCTCGAGCCGCTCGCCAATCAGCTGATGACGGAGCCCGGCAACGATCCGAAGGTCGTGGCCGAAAGCTTCGTCAACGCCGAAAAAGGCGTTGCCGACGCCGCTGCGGCGCTCGACGGCGCCCGCGCCATTCTGGTCGAGCGTTTCGACGAGGACGCCGACCTGATCGGCGCGTTGCGCGAGGAGATGTGGACCAATGCGCGTATGGCCTCCAAGGTACGCGACGGTAAGAAGACCGAAGGCGAGAAGTTCGCCGACTATTTTGATTTCTCCGAGCCGCTGACCAAACTGCCATCGCACCGGATTCTCGCGATGTTCCGCGGCGAGAAGGAAGAGGTTCTCGACCTGCAGATCCAGGCCGAGGCGGAAGCCCCGCCGCCGGGCGTGCCGGGGGCCTATGAACTGCGGATCATGAAGCGGTTCGGCATCGCCGACCTCAAGCGCGCCGGTGACCGCTGGCTGGTCGACACCGTGCGCTGGGCCTGGCGCACGAAGATCCAGGTGCATCTCAACATTGACCTGCGCATGCGGCTGTGGAATGCGGCCGAGACCGAGGCCGTGCGCGTGTTCGCCTCCAACTTGCGCGACCTCTTGCTGGCCGCACCGGCAGGCACCCGCGCCACCATGGGGCTCGATCCCGGCTATCGCACCGGCGTCAAGGTCGCCGTCACCGACGCGACCGGCAAGGTCGTCGATACCGCGGTAATCTATCCGCACGAGCCGCAGCGGCAGTGGAACGAGTCGCTTGCGATTCTCGGCAGGCTCGCGCTGAAGCACCGTGTCGAGCTGATCGCGATCGGCAACGGCACCGCCTCGCGCGAGACTGACAAGCTCGCGGCCGACCTTGTCAAAGGACTGGCCGAGCTGAAGATGTCCAAGATCGTGGTGTCGGAAGCCGGCGCCTCGGTCTATTCCGCCTCGGCTTTCGCCTCGGAGGAATTGCCGGGCCTCGACGTCACCCTGCGCGGCGCGGTCTCGATCGCGCGGCGGCTCCAGGATCCGCTCGCCGAGCTCGTCAAGATCGAACCCAAGGCGATCGGCGTCGGTCAATACCAGCACGACCTCGGCCAGGCCAAGCTCGCCAAATCGCTCGATGCCGTGGTCGAAGATTGCGTGAACGCCGTCGGCGTCGACGTCAACACCGCCTCCGCACCGCTGCTGGCGCGCGTGTCGGGCGTGGGCTCCGGCCTTGCGCAGAGCATCGTGGCGCACCGCGACGCCAACGGACCGTTCAAGTCGCGCAAGGCACTCAAGGAAGTGCCGCGGCTCGGGCCCAAGGCGTTCGAGCAGTGCGCCGGCTTCCTGCGCATCCTCGGCGGCGAGGACCCGCTCGACGCATCCGGCGTGCATCCGGAAGCCTATCCCGTGGTACGCCGGATCCTCGCGGCCACCAAGAGCGACATCAAGGCGCTGATCGGGAGCAGCGAGATCGTTCGTACGCTGAAGCCCAAGGATTTCGTCGACGAGACCTTCGGCCTGCCGACCGTCACCGACATCCTGCGCGAACTCGAAAAGCCCGGCCGCGACCCGCGCCCCGCGTTCAAGGCCGCGGTGTTCAAGGAAGGCGTCGAGGAGATCAAGGATCTCCAGAAGGGCATGATCCTCGAGGGCACCGTGACCAACGTCGCCGCCTTCGGCGCCTTCGTCGACATCGGCGTGCACCAGGACGGCCTCGTGCACATCTCGGCGATGTCCAAGAATTACATCAAGGATCCGCGCGAGGTGGTGAAGCCCGGTGACATCGTCAAGGTGAAGGTGCTGGACTTCGAGGTCGCCCGTAAGCGCATCTCGCTCACGCTGCGGCTCGACGACGAGGTCGGCGCCAAGAAGGACGCCCCCGGCATGCAGCGCGACAACACGCGCAACACGTCCCGCATGACGTCGTCGGCGCCGCGCAAGCAGGAGTCTTCCGGCGGCGGCGCCCTCGCCGAAGCGATGCGCCGCGCGGCGGAGAAGAACAACGGCAAGCGGGCGTAG
- a CDS encoding response regulator transcription factor yields MTGGHRRILVVEDDPETAGQLVEELTTSGYEVDLAASGREALSHGASRDYAVITIDRMLPDIDGITVMRQLRDDGVAAPFLIISALGEVDDRVRGLRAGGDDYLVKPFSFTELLARLEALGRRSETIAKETLLRVGDLAIDLIARSASRRGRRIPLLPREFQLLEYLVRNEGRVVSRAMLLQHVWDLHFDPSTNIIDVYVGRVRRKVDDAQDYPLIHTIRGIGYCLRAPG; encoded by the coding sequence ATGACCGGTGGTCACCGCCGCATCCTGGTCGTCGAGGACGATCCGGAAACCGCAGGCCAGCTCGTCGAGGAATTGACGACCTCCGGCTACGAGGTCGATCTCGCAGCCAGCGGGCGCGAAGCCCTGAGCCATGGCGCCTCGCGCGATTATGCCGTGATCACCATCGACCGCATGCTGCCCGATATCGACGGCATCACCGTGATGCGCCAGCTGCGCGACGACGGTGTCGCCGCTCCGTTTCTCATCATCTCCGCTCTCGGCGAGGTCGACGACCGCGTGCGCGGCCTGCGCGCCGGCGGCGATGACTATCTCGTCAAGCCGTTCTCCTTTACCGAGCTGCTGGCGCGGCTCGAGGCGCTCGGCCGCCGCAGCGAGACCATCGCCAAGGAGACGCTGCTGCGCGTCGGCGACCTCGCCATCGATCTGATCGCGCGCAGCGCCAGCCGCCGCGGCCGCAGGATCCCGCTGCTGCCGCGCGAGTTCCAGCTGCTCGAATATCTCGTCCGCAACGAGGGCCGCGTCGTCTCCCGCGCGATGCTGCTCCAGCATGTCTGGGACCTGCATTTCGATCCCTCCACCAACATCATCGACGTCTATGTCGGGCGGGTCCGCCGCAAGGTCGACGATGCGCAGGACTATCCGTTGATCCACACCATTCGCGGCATCGGATATTGCCTCCGTGCTCCTGGCTAA
- a CDS encoding sensor histidine kinase yields MLLAKTLRSSTFRLALIAIAAFGLIVAAIMAYVYFGTLAYVEGRLGAAVDHDGFTAMIELAMAAVAMLLLVLAGLAAVLVTRRTVGRIEQINATSRAIMLAGLDQRIPLRGSNDEWDRVAENLNQMLDRIETLMGEVKQVSDNVAHDLRTPLTRMRGRLEKAYHAPRNGEADAALIGDTIADLDAVLGMFASITRISEIETRARTGAFRALDLAEIAGEVVELYDAAAEQVATRLSLAGDREVPVTGDRDLLFDAIANLVDNAIKHGRKGGQVTVTCRGADGGAVIAIADDGPGIPAEERDSVFKRFYRLEQSRYTPGNGLGLSLVAAVARLHGAEIVLHDNAPGLTVQLSFPATS; encoded by the coding sequence GTGCTCCTGGCTAAGACACTCCGCTCCTCGACCTTCCGCCTGGCGCTGATCGCGATCGCCGCGTTCGGGCTCATCGTCGCCGCGATCATGGCCTACGTCTATTTCGGCACGCTCGCCTATGTCGAGGGACGGCTCGGCGCCGCCGTCGATCATGACGGATTTACCGCCATGATCGAGCTCGCGATGGCAGCGGTCGCCATGCTGCTTCTGGTGCTTGCCGGGCTTGCGGCCGTGCTGGTGACGCGGCGCACCGTCGGGCGGATCGAACAGATCAACGCCACCAGCCGCGCCATCATGCTCGCAGGCCTCGACCAGCGCATTCCCTTGCGCGGCAGCAACGACGAATGGGACCGCGTCGCCGAAAACCTCAACCAGATGCTCGACCGCATCGAGACGCTGATGGGCGAGGTCAAGCAGGTCAGCGACAACGTCGCCCACGATCTGCGCACGCCGCTGACGCGCATGCGCGGCCGGCTCGAGAAGGCCTATCATGCGCCGCGCAATGGCGAGGCCGATGCGGCGCTGATCGGCGACACCATCGCCGATCTCGACGCCGTGCTCGGCATGTTTGCCTCCATCACACGGATCTCCGAGATCGAGACAAGGGCGCGCACCGGCGCGTTTCGTGCGCTCGACCTCGCGGAAATCGCCGGCGAGGTCGTCGAGCTCTACGATGCCGCCGCCGAACAGGTCGCGACGAGGCTTAGCCTCGCGGGCGACCGCGAGGTGCCCGTCACAGGCGACCGCGACCTGCTGTTCGATGCCATCGCCAATCTCGTCGACAACGCGATCAAGCACGGCCGCAAAGGCGGGCAGGTGACCGTCACCTGCCGCGGCGCCGATGGTGGCGCAGTGATCGCGATCGCCGACGATGGCCCGGGGATCCCAGCTGAGGAACGCGATTCCGTGTTCAAGCGCTTCTACAGGCTCGAGCAGAGCCGCTACACGCCGGGCAATGGCCTCGGCCTCAGCCTCGTTGCCGCAGTTGCGCGCCTTCATGGCGCGGAGATCGTGCTGCACGACAATGCGCCGGGGCTGACGGTCCAGCTCAGCTTCCCCGCGACGTCATAG
- a CDS encoding response regulator transcription factor — MSEDNAPEIVLALEIDDPALADRLAKLLGNVTGLRLAAPGEAAAATVVARDPRIVPGDIALTQRELDVLALMAEGASNKMIARQLGISVHTVKFHVGSLLDKLDATGRTDAVAHAARRGVIEL, encoded by the coding sequence GTGAGCGAGGACAACGCCCCGGAGATCGTGCTGGCCCTGGAGATCGACGATCCCGCTCTCGCCGATCGCCTGGCGAAGCTGCTCGGCAACGTCACAGGGCTTCGCCTCGCCGCGCCAGGCGAAGCCGCCGCGGCAACCGTGGTCGCCCGTGATCCGCGCATCGTGCCCGGCGACATCGCATTGACCCAGCGCGAGCTCGACGTGCTGGCGCTGATGGCCGAGGGCGCCTCCAACAAGATGATCGCGCGCCAGCTCGGCATCTCCGTGCACACCGTGAAATTCCACGTCGGCTCGCTGCTCGACAAGCTCGATGCCACCGGCCGCACCGACGCGGTCGCGCATGCGGCGCGCCGCGGCGTGATCGAACTATGA
- a CDS encoding S1C family serine protease: MTDRTALSSLSSALADVVAHTAPSVVAVHSHRARATGFAWKDGLIITADEALAEEGAVEIDLPDGSRAAATIAGRDHTTDIALLRTDAAIAPIKLAATVPPLGALSVVVATNRDTPSAALGMVSASGKSWRSLRGGDIDARIELDVRLRGSQQGGLALDASGDAFGMAVLGPRRVLVIPTATIERVAPQLEARGRIARGYLGLGLQPVRLDDGIGAMVMNVDKAGPSAAAGIRQGDVIVAVNDQKLSGVRALSRTLGPSSVGAVVDVAARRGGEPVSFKVTVGERPEA, from the coding sequence ATGACCGACCGTACCGCCCTGTCTTCCCTGTCGTCCGCGCTTGCGGACGTCGTGGCGCACACCGCGCCGTCCGTCGTCGCGGTGCATTCGCACCGCGCCCGCGCCACCGGCTTCGCCTGGAAGGACGGACTGATCATTACTGCCGACGAAGCACTGGCCGAGGAAGGCGCAGTCGAGATCGACCTTCCCGACGGCAGCCGAGCGGCCGCCACGATCGCCGGCCGCGACCACACGACCGACATCGCGCTGCTGCGCACCGATGCCGCGATCGCGCCAATCAAGCTGGCGGCGACGGTCCCGCCCCTCGGGGCCCTATCGGTGGTGGTTGCCACCAACCGCGATACGCCGAGTGCGGCGCTCGGGATGGTATCGGCATCCGGCAAAAGCTGGCGCTCGTTACGCGGCGGCGACATCGACGCGCGGATCGAGCTCGATGTCCGCCTGCGCGGCAGCCAGCAGGGCGGGCTCGCGCTCGATGCATCGGGCGATGCCTTCGGCATGGCCGTGCTCGGACCGCGGCGGGTGCTGGTGATCCCGACCGCGACGATCGAGCGCGTCGCGCCCCAGCTCGAGGCGCGTGGCCGCATCGCACGCGGTTATCTCGGCCTCGGGCTCCAGCCCGTGCGGCTCGACGACGGTATCGGCGCGATGGTGATGAATGTCGACAAGGCCGGACCTTCGGCTGCCGCCGGCATCCGCCAGGGCGACGTGATCGTGGCAGTCAACGACCAGAAGCTCTCCGGCGTGCGCGCCTTGTCGCGGACGCTCGGACCGTCGAGCGTCGGCGCGGTGGTCGATGTCGCGGCACGCCGCGGCGGCGAGCCGGTCAGCTTCAAGGTCACGGTCGGCGAGAGGCCGGAGGCGTGA
- a CDS encoding VOC family protein translates to MTIDLTRRILLQLAGATSLAMAAAGAARAEGNVQGGGPTYASRTPMRVGSVTLRVKNLDKVADYYRDVIGLTVIERSGAAARLGTAGVTLLVLEARPDAAIEPRTAAGLYHTAFLMPTRKDLARWLVAAASHRVPLSGFADHLVSESVYLDDPEGNGIEVYADRDPSQWQWSEGSVKMATDELNIPDLLSLTNPRVPDYAKAPDGMRVGHMHLRVGDLAQAERFYHGTIGLESTRKRNGAAFLSSGRYHHHLGMNVWQSQGAGERDDQSTGLAWFSLVMAKQEVLAAQEERLRKGGVKVTTIADGVEAIDPWGTRVRLLRV, encoded by the coding sequence ATGACCATCGATCTCACCCGTCGCATCCTGCTTCAGCTTGCCGGTGCGACCTCGCTTGCGATGGCGGCTGCAGGGGCGGCGCGCGCCGAGGGCAATGTGCAGGGCGGCGGGCCGACCTATGCCAGCCGCACGCCGATGCGGGTCGGCTCGGTGACGCTCCGGGTCAAGAATCTCGACAAGGTGGCCGACTACTATCGCGACGTGATCGGGCTCACCGTGATAGAGCGCTCAGGCGCCGCAGCGAGGCTCGGGACGGCCGGCGTCACGCTGCTGGTGCTGGAAGCCCGCCCCGATGCGGCGATCGAGCCGCGCACCGCCGCCGGCCTCTACCACACCGCCTTCCTGATGCCGACGCGGAAGGACCTCGCACGCTGGCTGGTCGCAGCCGCCTCACATCGCGTGCCGCTGTCGGGATTTGCCGATCACCTCGTCTCTGAATCCGTCTATCTCGACGACCCCGAAGGCAACGGCATCGAGGTCTATGCCGATCGCGATCCCTCGCAATGGCAGTGGAGCGAGGGCAGCGTGAAGATGGCGACCGACGAGCTCAACATCCCCGATTTGCTGTCGCTGACCAACCCGCGTGTTCCCGACTATGCCAAGGCGCCGGATGGAATGCGCGTCGGCCACATGCATCTGCGCGTCGGCGATCTCGCGCAGGCCGAGCGTTTCTATCACGGCACGATCGGTCTCGAATCGACCCGCAAGCGCAACGGCGCGGCGTTCCTGTCGTCGGGCCGCTACCACCATCACCTCGGCATGAACGTCTGGCAGAGCCAGGGCGCGGGCGAACGCGACGATCAGAGCACGGGTCTCGCCTGGTTCTCGCTGGTGATGGCCAAACAGGAGGTGCTCGCCGCCCAGGAAGAGCGCCTGCGCAAGGGGGGTGTGAAAGTCACGACGATCGCGGACGGCGTCGAGGCAATCGATCCCTGGGGCACGCGTGTGCGGCTGCTCAGGGTTTGA
- a CDS encoding dihydrodipicolinate synthase family protein has protein sequence MSEFHGVFPYLVSPVDADGTVRTEVLGRLCDDLIGAGVHGLTPLGSTGEFAYLNAAQRLAIVQTTIEAAKGRVPVVAGVASTSTADAVAQARAYQKLGANGILAILEAYFPLADAQVESYFRAIADAVDIPVVIYTNPQFQRSDLTLDVIARLAEHPRIRYIKDASTNTGRLLSIMNRCGDALRVFSASAHIPAAVMLIGGLGWMAGPACIIPRQSVALYDLCKAGRWDEAMALQRGLWRINEAFARFNLAACIKAGLASQGYDVGDPVLPQVPLAADARKAVEAALRELK, from the coding sequence ATGTCCGAATTCCACGGCGTCTTCCCCTATCTCGTCTCGCCTGTCGATGCCGACGGCACGGTGCGCACCGAAGTGCTCGGCAGGCTCTGCGACGATCTGATCGGGGCTGGTGTCCACGGCCTGACGCCGCTGGGCTCGACCGGCGAGTTCGCCTATCTCAATGCGGCGCAGCGCTTGGCGATCGTGCAGACCACGATCGAGGCCGCGAAGGGGCGTGTGCCGGTTGTGGCCGGCGTCGCCTCCACCTCGACGGCCGACGCGGTGGCGCAGGCGAGGGCGTATCAGAAGCTCGGTGCCAACGGCATCCTGGCGATCCTGGAGGCTTATTTTCCGCTCGCCGACGCGCAAGTGGAATCCTACTTCCGCGCCATCGCCGATGCCGTGGACATCCCCGTCGTCATCTACACCAATCCGCAATTCCAACGCTCCGATCTCACGCTCGACGTTATCGCGCGCCTCGCCGAACATCCGCGCATCAGGTACATCAAGGATGCTTCGACCAACACCGGGCGGCTGCTCTCGATCATGAACCGCTGTGGCGATGCTCTGCGCGTGTTCTCGGCCTCCGCCCATATTCCCGCGGCGGTGATGCTGATCGGCGGCCTCGGCTGGATGGCGGGACCTGCCTGCATCATCCCGCGCCAGAGCGTTGCGCTCTACGATCTCTGCAAGGCGGGCCGATGGGATGAGGCCATGGCGCTCCAGCGCGGGCTTTGGCGCATCAACGAGGCCTTCGCTCGCTTCAATCTCGCCGCCTGTATCAAGGCGGGGTTGGCGAGCCAGGGCTACGATGTCGGCGATCCCGTCCTGCCGCAGGTCCCGCTGGCGGCCGACGCGCGCAAGGCCGTGGAAGCGGCGCTGCGCGAGCTGAAATAG